A genomic region of Drosophila kikkawai strain 14028-0561.14 chromosome X, DkikHiC1v2, whole genome shotgun sequence contains the following coding sequences:
- the LOC108080027 gene encoding uncharacterized protein, producing the protein MAHSKVILKILFSLCVWSFVIIGLFKMHGTNLVPQEYQQVPLNGRILLQKDMRYAETTSTTTDHFDPSEILVDNRTAMDDDQLVRDVESRIPSLPIAYWSKNKNFLQQKSSTCAKYPSIFELEFNNIYWQTLRTSNGTFQLFGAYYDIRRTSLLGPTVRILGMIDRIEPKVKTYCQFWFDGQKEPFIVKTFEYKYIWYNKWGNYKQGIYQPYLIACQIPKPFHGVVPSSVSMVEKECDTATNNLRVIYNRPPDDQKKGFAVCVKGLDFLYDDLSVRLIEWIEMLNILGADKIYFYNLQVHPNITKVLNHYEQEGKVQVIPLTLPGGQPNVPGFQHLYLTKKTNHKRQNEVIPYNDCLYKNLYLYDYIALLDIDEVIMPKGGSVLWSELMDKVRPESRKIKPDGFHSYNFRNVYFLDDQQHEHGWHKDIPKYMHMLQHVHRAKNYTKPNQYVKCFHDPERVLTLHNHFPLSCLGGVCKSYPVDTQDAQLQHYRADCVKTLKKSCEEYREHSVEDKTIWKYKDELIRRTIKALDTLGFFRRQGLNSASGSGGSSSGLGGGATTHSTER; encoded by the exons ATGGCCCACTCCAAGGTGATCCTGAAGATCCTGTTCTCGCTATGCGTCTGGTCCTTTGTCATCATTGGTCTGTTCAAGATGCATGGCACCAACCTGGTGCCGCAGGAGTACCAGCAGGTGCCCCTCAATGGACGCATTCTGCTGCAAAAGGACATGCGGTATGCGGAGACAACGTCCACGACCACAGATCACTTTGATCCCAGCGAGATTTTAGTGGACAATCGAACAG CCATGGACGATGACCAGCTGGTCAGGGACGTGGAATCTCGCATACCCTCGCTGCCGATTGCCTACTGGAGCAAAAACAAGAACTTTTTGCAACAAAAGTCCTCTACCTGCGCCAAATACCCCTCGATCTTTGAGCTGGAATTCAATAACATTTACTGGCAAACGTTGCGCACCTCGAATGGCACCTTTCAGCTCTTTGGCGCCTACTATGACATCCGACGCACCTCGCTCCTGGGACCCACCGTTCGCATTCTGGGCATGATTGATCGCATCGAGCCAAAGGTCAAGACCTATTGCCAGTTTTGGTTCGATGGCCAGAAGGAGCCGTTCATTGTGAAGACCTTCGAGTACAAGTACATTTGGTACAACAAGTGGGGCAACTACAAGCAGGGCATCTATCAGCCGTACCTGATTGCCTGCCAGATACCCAAACCGTTTCACGGTGTAGTGCCCAGCTCGGTGTCGATGGTGGAGAAGGAGTGCGACACGGCCACCAATAATCTGAGAGTGATTTACAATCGTCCGCCGGATGATCAGAAGAAGGGTTTTGCCGTGTGTGTCAAGGGTTTGGATTTCCTGTACGACGATCTGAGTGTGAGGCTGATTGAGTGGATCGAAATGCTGAATATTCTGGGAGCAGACAAGATATACTTTTATAATCTGCAG GTCCATCCCAACATCACCAAGGTATTGAATCACTACGAGCAGGAGGGCAAGGTCCAGGTGATACCTCTTACCCTGCCCGGCGGTCAGCCCAATGTCCCCGGCTTCCAGCATTTGTATCTCACCAAAAAGACCAATCACAAGCGACAGAACGAGGTGATACCCTACAATGACTGCCTCTACAAGAACCTGTATCTCTACGACTACATTGCCCTGCTGGACATTGACGAGGTGATCATGCCCAAGGGCGGCTCTGTCCTCTGGTCCGAGCTAATGGACAAGGTGCGCCCCGAGTCGCGCAAGATCAAGCCGGATGGCTTCCACAGCTACAACTTCCGGAACGTGTACTTCCTGGACGATCAGCAGCACGAGCATGGCTGGCACAAGGACATACCCAAGTACATGCACATGCTGCAGCACGTGCATCGGGCCAAGAACTACACCAAGCCGAATCAGTATGTCAAGTGCTTCCACGATCCGGAGCGTGTGCTCACCCTGCACAATCACTTCCCGCTGAGCTGCCTGGGTGGGGTGTGCAAGTCCTATCCCGTGGACACCCAGGATGCCCAGCTGCAGCACTATCGCGCGGATTGTGTGAAAACTTTAAAGAAAAGCTGCGAGGAGTATCGCGAGCATTCGGTGGAGGACAAGACCATTTGGAAGTACAAGGACGAGCTGATACGGCGCACCATCAAGGCGCTGGACACGCTGGGCTTCTTTCGCCGCCAGGGACTGAACTCGGCCTCAGGGTCggggggcagcagcagcggtctGGGCGGTGGAGCCACCACGCACTCGACGGAACGGTGA